A part of Carettochelys insculpta isolate YL-2023 chromosome 1, ASM3395843v1, whole genome shotgun sequence genomic DNA contains:
- the LOC142006969 gene encoding cell surface glycoprotein CD200 receptor 4-like encodes MSWESNPGHNPVLQIYPVKLADEGNYNCEISTGDGTVDQVSVLTVLVPPVVTLTHESNGLVVCQASAGKPAAEISWAQGYGYSTENKTHHTNGTVTILSSLLMANITTAHVTCIVVHPALNQTQTIALSTNVALSPIVQYSLISASSCVAIAVIALILYWTLKSRASCLCGLANTTTVLNTTENNLHLTSRPGNVDKVNSYATESIYQNYSVQNMDKNVNPLKRQRQRV; translated from the exons ATGAGTTGGGAATCTAACCCTGGCCATAACCCTGTTCTTCAGATTTACCCTGTGAAACTTGCTGATGAGGGTAATTATAACTGTGAAATTTCAACTGGTGATGGGACTGTGGACCAAGTGTCTGTTCTCACTGTGTTAG TCCCTCCTGTGGTGACTCTGACACATGAAAGCAATGGGCTTGTTGTGTGCCAGGCATCTGCAGGGAAACCAGCTGCAGAAATCTCATGGGCTCAAGGGTATGGATACAGCACTGAGAACAAAACTCATCACACCAATGGAACAGTGACCATACTCAGCAGTTTGCTTATGGCCAACATCACCACTGCTCATGTGACCTGCATTGTTGTCCATCCAGCCCTGAACCAGACCCAGACCATAGCTCTATCAACAA ATGTGGCACTTTCACCCATAGTCCAGTATTCCCTGATAAGTGCCTCTTCGTGTGTCGCCATTGCAGTCATTGCTCTGATTTTATACTGGACTTTAAAGAGCAGAG CCTCCTGTTTATGTGGCCTGGCAAATACCACCACAGTGTTGAATACA ACTGAGAATAACCTCCATCTCACCTCCAGGCCTGGGAACGTTGACAAAGTGAACTCTTACGCCACAGAAAGTATCTATCAGAATTACAGTGTACAAAACATGGATAAAAATGTGAATCCTCTAAAAAGACAAAGGCAAAGAGTCTAG